In a genomic window of Diadema setosum chromosome 3, eeDiaSeto1, whole genome shotgun sequence:
- the LOC140226515 gene encoding uncharacterized protein: MSFFKRFRGGKKRTEQQLNTIKETPDALGSQGMSDAVQSGNRPWDVTSPSRDGDQPTFDVANLASEMVQAAARGDATTIKMIHLHNPAIVNMKCPEGYTALHVAADKGELSTVQCLVEIGASSDVKDNTGVTPIMKAAIRYV, from the exons ATGAGTTTCTTCAAGAGATTTCGTGGGGGTAAAAAACGGACTGAGCAGCAGCTAAACACTATTAAGGAAACGCCTGACGCACTCGGGAGTCAAGGTATGTCTG ATGCTGTTCAATCTGGAAACAGACCCTGGGATGTGACGTCACCATCCAGGGACGGAGACCAGCCGACATTCGATGTCGCCAACCTCGCCAGCGAGATGGTCCAGGCAGCGGCGAGGGGCGACGCGACGACGATCAAAATGATCCATCTTCACAATCCGGCCATC GTCAACATGAAATGTCCCGAAGGCTACACGGCCTTACACGTCGCTGCTGACAAAGGGGAATTAAGCACGGTCCAGTGCCTGGTCGAGATCGGGGCGTCGTCTGATGTTAAGGATAACACCGGTGTCACGCCGATCATGAAGGCTGCCATACGGTATGTATAA